A single window of Salvia splendens isolate huo1 chromosome 6, SspV2, whole genome shotgun sequence DNA harbors:
- the LOC121807122 gene encoding cucumber peeling cupredoxin-like — MDTGRGNQRTYYNTRMELGGGFVLCAVLLAAVAELVGRATAATYVVGDNLGWNVPSSVDEYSSWASRHVFTPGDVLMFNFVTGEHDVAEVRKAAYDECSSNDPILLSTVGPWNTTLNSTGEHYYICTFGRHCSLAQKLAINVTAPSPTPPPSPPMLPTPTPTPTPASTPPMSGSPSPIPPPTQMPRSPSPTPSPTPMSGSPSPTPSLMGYELNN; from the exons ATGGATACAGGCAGGGGCAACCAGAGAACATACTATAATACAAGGATGGAATTGGGTGGTGGATTTGTTTTGTGCGCGGTGCTGCTGGCCGCGGTGGCTGAGCTCGTGGGAAGAGCTACCGCGGCCACCTATGTTGTCGGAGATAATCTAGGATGGAATGTCCCTAGTAGCGTCGATGAGTACTCCAGTTGGGCTAGTCGCCATGTTTTTACGCCTGGGGATGTTCTAA TGTTCAATTTCGTGACAGGGGAACATGATGTGGCTGAAGTGAGAAAGGCAGCATACGATGAGTGTAGCTCCAACGACCCCATCCTGCTGTCTACCGTCGGGCCGTGGAACACTACTCTCAACTCCACCGGAGAACACTACTACATTTGTACCTTTGGCAGGCACTGCTCCTTGGCCCAGAAGTTGGCTATCAACGTCACTGCCCCCTCTCCGACACCGCCTCCTTCCCCCCCTATGCTCCCAACCCCAACCCCAACCCCAACCCCGGCCTCTACACCACCAATGTCAGGATCACCATCTCCGATTCCACCACCAACACAGATGCCAAGATCACCATCTCCGACTCCGTCACCAACACCAATGTCAGGATCACCATCTCCGACTCCATCactgatgggatacgaactaaacaactaa